A region of Lycium barbarum isolate Lr01 chromosome 3, ASM1917538v2, whole genome shotgun sequence DNA encodes the following proteins:
- the LOC132633058 gene encoding uncharacterized protein LOC132633058: MEASSSRSKTNGSSFHHHFQRSTSPSGRFCSYSLSSSSSDFMTRSTSPTRVNLRRSVSPSPNVRFSTSVNRSISHQQKQNSRPLPSKQKKTCMCSPTTHPGSFRCSLHKNMSQSHSNSSSYRSSYQLNMRRSAMTNSLVRIGTVEGDLVKRALAALIRPSSHHLRRRDDFQPRPSRLSVMSKAEDL, translated from the coding sequence ATGGAGGCTTCATCTTCTAGAAGTAAAACTAACGGGTCAAGTTTTCATCACCATTTTCAACGATCCACTTCACCATCGGGTCGGTTTTGCTCATACTCATTGTCTTCTTCCAGCTCTGATTTCATGACCCGATCCACTTCCCCAACCCGGGTCAATCTTCGCCGATCCGTTTCACCATCACCTAACGTCCGTTTCTCCACATCTGTCAACCGTTCGATCTCACATCAACAAAAACAGAACAGCAGGCCGTTACCGTCAAAACAGAAGAAAACATGTATGTGttcaccaacaacacatccaGGTTCATTCCGTTGCAGTCTGCACAAAAACATGAGTCAAAGTCATTCAAATTCATCGTCGTATCGATCGAGTTATCAACTGAATATGAGGAGATCAGCTATGACGAATTCACTTGTTCGAATTGGAACTGTTGAAGGTGATTTGGTGAAGAGAGCGCTTGCTGCTTTGATTCGACCGTCGTCGCATCATTTAAGGCGAAGAGATGATTTTCAGCCAAGACCTAGCCGCCTATCCGTTATGTCCAAGGCTGAAGATTTATGA